In Aegilops tauschii subsp. strangulata cultivar AL8/78 chromosome 3, Aet v6.0, whole genome shotgun sequence, one genomic interval encodes:
- the LOC109743335 gene encoding LOB domain-containing protein 15 has product MSTERERLDEIGKKIKREPDPAAAIAGVVVAVSPTEHHGPRRLGLVGPGIGGAANIATPCAACKLLRRRCAHECPFAPYFSPHEPHKFAAVHKVFGASNVSKMLLEVPEAERADAASSLVYEANLRLRDPVYGCMGAISMLQQQVNALEAELQAVRAEIFKHRYRQAGVGVGVANLIVDDDVSAAAAGGFMAPATSLVHTADVVSVAEAGQEVAVMPSTATATAYAAGQPSSTDYSSLDTSEHDAYFG; this is encoded by the exons ATGTCCACGGAGAG GGAGAGACTCGACGAGATCGGTAAGAAGATCAAGCGAGAgccggaccccgccgccgccatcgcgggCGTAGTAGTCGCCGTCTCACCGACCGAGCACCACGGCCCTCGCCGCCTAGGCCTCGTTGGCCCAGGCATCGGCGGCGCCGCGAACATAGCGACCCCGTGCGCCGCGTGCAAGCTCCTCCGCCGGCGCTGCGCGCACGAGTGCCCCTTCGCCCCCTACTTCTCCCCGCACGAGCCCCACAAGTTCGCCGCCGTCCACAAGGTCTTCGGCGCCAGCAACGTCTCCAAGATGCTCCTG GAGGTGCCCGAAGCGGAGAGAGCCGACGCGGCGAGCAGCCTGGTGTACGAGGCGAACCTGCGGCTGCGCGACCCGGTGTACGGCTGCATGGGCGCGATCTCCATGCTGCAGCAGCAGGTGAACGCGCTGGAGGCCGAGCTGCAGGCCGTCAGAGCCGAGATCTTCAAGCACAGGTACCGGCAGgccggcgtcggcgtcggcgtggCAAACCTCATTGTCGACGACGACGTTAGTGCCGCTGCAGCCGGCGGCTTCATGGCTCCTGCCACGTCGCTGGTGCACACCGCTGACGTGGTGTCCGTGGCGGAGGCCGGCCAAGAAGTGGCCGTAATGCCGTCGACGGCCACGGCCACGGCGTACGCTGCCGGACAGCCGTCGAGCACTGACTACAGCTCCCTCGACACAAGTGAGCATGATGCATACTTTGGTTGA